Part of the Zea mays cultivar B73 chromosome 4, Zm-B73-REFERENCE-NAM-5.0, whole genome shotgun sequence genome is shown below.
TGAGCATCACacctatactatgacacaatgcacttcacattctctatgatatagacatgatctcattaaccgaattatgtgcacttggcgttTAAGACCAAAAACTTGTATTCCTCTCAaaacacatatttagggggagcaatctatattatagaaTTGTTTattcttaattgacatatccttttaatcatatctctttcctttggtacatttgcatatttcttatctctattgtgtgccaaggctaagactaatatgttttcatgagcatctcatgtgttaagtcttagattgaaagggaaatggagtattcggcaaagacatcgcttccactcaactccattgattttatccactctttgccggtatcccgctatctctccgtctttggtataatcttcactcatgttttatttgccaaaggggagaaagtagtttaagAAGGGCCTAcatttcactctaagtatccgtttttggcgattcatgccaaagggggagaaagtattaggcccaaagcaaaaggaccgcaccaccacctcctaatttcaaaactaatgattttcaattggtaaatttcaaattggtatcttattgtgttcaaaagggggagaaagtagtattttcaaaattgatatcttaaaaccctcttgaacactaagaggaggatttcattgagggggagttttgtttagtcaaaggaaaagcatttgaaacagggggaaaaatttcaaatcttgaaaatgcttctcaaaatcttatttatttatcctttgactattttgcaaaacactttgaaaagaatttccaaaagagtttgcaaaaacaaaacaattggttcaagcatggtctaaaatattaaatgtaaattggtctaattccaagtaacctttgcacttaccttatgcaaactagttcaattctgcacttatatatttgctttggtttgtgttggcatcaatcaccaaaaagggggagattgaaagggaaacaggctcaaaccttttcctaaatgattttggtggttgaattgcccaacacaaataattggactaactagtttgctctagattatatgctctacaggtgccaaaggttcatcaacaactatactaaatcgactgtccggaataccgtagattattccggacaggagaagctttttggaaaatcaggccaagcgcggaccgtccgggtctttgcggcagaccgtccgcgacacctaaataaacctcggacagaaccaatgcaaaaacatgtgtctctactgcggaccgtccgatggaagagcaagcaccgtctgagaccacgcgcggaccgtccgggcccttgcggcggaccgtccgcgacaccgctttgacttcgaccaggaactataaatcagggacagtccgaataaaccacggaccgtccagctacaacgcgcggaccgtccggctataattcacggacagtccgcaggtgaagacctggttcagcccgaaggtgacaagttgagcaaaaggaattatatagctggcacggaccgtccgggaccaagggcggaccgtccgtgtggtgtcaccgaggcagatagccgttgatctaaccgttgatctgtcagaagtatccgttgaagatgtcagaatcgaccgttggagggtcgcggaccgtccgggccctagccgcggaccgtccgccagtgcaatttctggcagatgcgccccaacggctatatgggtggttgatggctataaataccaccccaaccggccacttcaaagtggtgggagcccaagcaacattccaagtcatctagttgacatactcaagccctcccaaccacatatattcattgatccatcctatacacaagatttagaccactacaacaaacacaagtgccacaaaagagagaactagcaatagagagctactcatttgagtttagcactagtgccttgtgagattcattgagagatagtgtgtgcctcatctttgtgttcatttgtgcgtggagttttgactcccatcgaacttcctccaaagttttggaggcttgtaaaagctagcaagagacaccaaagagtgtggtgatccttgtgggatcgagagtgatccttgagaagaagaagagctcgccgatccttgggtgatcggtggagagagggaaagggttgaaaaagacccgtccttaagtggactcctcaacggggactaggccttcgagggctgaacctcggtaaaacaaatcacccgtgtctcgtgtgcttattgcttgtgatttgtttgtgctttccctttctaagtttctcttgcactactctttgctaactctatttggtgttgctttaagttaaactctcattttgtgaagcaacacattgcaagagaaaacttgtgttattactcttcttgcctaagccttcttgctttaatctcatagacttattagtagtattgatttatcaattccgcattatttgaaagtaatactctttgcaagcaaggacttagtttttatactccgataattatatatcttgttctaaccactaatcaagggatctagttgggggataaagttttaattttcaggtttcgcctatccaccccccctctaggcgactttcaagtggattttaccaATAAGTTTATGGTATCTCCATGACCCAACTACCACTACAACACATTCATCTATGTGTGAGCAAAAACTCGTATGGTTTGAGTTATTCCAGTTGAATGCTACAACATCGTTGATGCCAGTTTAACAGTTGTTGTAGCCTTCCTTCTCCCCGAGCCATGATGTACCTGCTTTGGTGTCTTTATTGCTGGCAATCGGCCTATGAACATAAATGTGATGGTTAATTTATGTTCTAATAAAGCTGGCCCATGATTCTTGTCGCAAACAATATTAGGATTGATTTGGTTGTATCAAGATATAGTTcttctaaaagtcactttagattTTTATAAGCAATTTTGATCAGTGTATTTGAATGCCTATCGTTTACATGGACTCCGTTACATTATTATCAAAATTTATATGATAGGTCAAATAGGTAGAATATGTAGAGAATCTAGAAAACATAAAGTAAAAGTTTGTTTTGGAACCTACAATGATTTGAAAACAAGGCCTTCAAAAGTAGGAGTTGGGCCATCGTTGGGGTTGCACTAGCTAGAGGGGGAAAGATGACATTTTTTCCCCAACCTTGACCAAGGAAGATATCaggcaaaaaaaaaaaagagCGTTGACCGGGACCCACCCACAGGGGAAAAGAGGAACAGTATTCGGTTCGGTGCTCCGGAACGCGTCGCGGCTGTCGCTGGCGAAACCGCGTTCACGGTTCACGCCAACGAACCCAACTTCAGAAAAAGCTCGTTCTGCCCCCTTCCTTCGCATCGAAACAAACCCTCCGTCTCCAAAAGAGAGCCCAATCCTAAATTCCCAATCCCTCAAAGGAAGGAGGATTCTTCAGCGTCTCGCTTGCCGGCCCCGAATCGCAGTCGCCGCCCGGATCCGAGGAAACAAGTCGTCGTCTTGCTCCACCGTCCGCCCGCCGCCATGAGCTTCATCTTCGGCAAGAAGAAGACTCCTGCTGGTACCTCTCCCTCCTTGTGGCGATTCGTTCGGTCCCACCCGCTCCCCGACCGTCCCCTCCCGCTGATGGGCAGCCCCGGGAGAAACTGGGCATATTCCTGGTAGCTCTTGTTACCCGATCGACAAATTCCTCGCCTTTCTCGGTCCCCCCGCCGACGAGAGAGCCAAAGTCCACGGGCCATTCTCTGTTTACTTTAATTACTAGTACTACTTGAATTACTGTGCTGATCTCGTTGTCCCGGGTTTCTTCGGCCCCTGTTATTACAGGAAACGTGGAAATCATAATACTGTTGTTTCCCAGTTTTATTCATGCACTAGGAGAACCCCAGGATTTTTCGGCTTTTTAGGCATCACTCTGCTCTAATTTGGATTGGAAGTTATTGCTTTGCTTCCCCCTCTAGCCCTGTTGTTCTGAAAAGTTGAAATCGACCATGGAATCTAAGCCTGCCCATTTGTCTTGCTTAAGAAACCACATACTAATCAGTAACGCTACTGCGATGCTGCTGTTGCCCGTTCGGGCATGTCCTGCTCTTGGTTTAATTTGTTCCACCGGATTTCCATAACCATTTCTGGTTGACAACAGAGCTGCTGCGGGAGAATAAGCGGATGCTGGACAAGTCCATCCGGGAGATTGAGAGGGAGAGGCAGGGCCTGCAGGCCCAGGAGAAGAAGCTCATCAACGAGATCAAGAAGGTGGCCAAGCAGGGTCAGATGGTACGTGCGAAATAATGTCACGGCACCTTCTCTCTTGTTTGATCCGATTTGATGGCAATTTCTTTGGGAGCTGTCGCTAATTTAGCACCGTGCATTTGTTAAGGTTCGTACAAATGTCTTAAAAATGCAGAGAATAACGAATACCATTCTTCCCAGGGTAGCCTATTGCCAGTGTCAGTTTTTTACCTTGTGTATCTGCTTCACTGTTTGATCTGACAAAGTTTTGGAAatatttgtgtgtgtgtgtgtatttggggggggggggtatGGCATTGCATTTGTCTCTGATGGTCGGTGTGTTCGGTTTCGGTGGTTATTTGTCTTAACACACGATTGGTGCCATGAATTCAATTCAGTGTAAATGGAGCTGGTTATACCTCCTGACAGGATAGGCTGGCTGATTTAGTTTGTTCAATTTTTTGTGTTCTTTTTGTCCAATGGACCTATGGTATGCTCTGTCTTTTTGGCTGCAATTGCCCTTAGTTCAGATTCGAACACGTATAATATATTTTGCTTTACATGGTGAAAAGAACACTGTTTTTTTGGCAGCAATTGCTTTCCTTCCATGCTCATGGAATATATTTTGATATGACGTAAATTGTTCACAGGGAGCTGTAAAAATTATGGCAAAGGATCTTATCCGCACAAGACACCAAATCACAAAATTCTATGCACTCAAGTCCCAGCTACAAGGTGTATCTCTACGTATTCAGGTAACTACACAACTTGAAGAATTGTATTTATTTTGAGACACTCAGTTGGGGTAACTTTGTGCAATTTGTGATGACATTGATGACTACAGACTTAGTTGACTCAATCTTCCATAGACTGAAAAAAGACCCTGATGTTACTGCTATTCATGATAGCCCTCTTTAAAATCTTGTATTGGCTGGTGTCCAATTTTGTAGACTCTGAAATCAACACAAGCCATGGGTGAAGCCATGAAGGGTGTGACAAAAGCCATGGGGCAGATGAACCGACAGATGAATCTGCCTGCCCTGCAGAAGATCATGCGGGAGTTTGAGATGCAAAACGAGAAGATGGAGATGGTTAGTGAAGTGATGAACGACGCCATCGATGATGCCTTggagggcgatgaggaggaggaaGAGACAGAGGAGCTGGTTAGTCAAGTCCTTGACGAAATTGGCATCGATATCAACTCAGAGGTAAAAATATCGTCGCATTTTGATCCTGATGTAGAATGCGCTGCCTTATAGATGGATGATACTGATGTGCAATGTTGATTGATCTTCTCAATTACACAGCTTGTCAAGGCTCCTGCAACTGCAGTTGCGAAGCCCGTCGCAGCGGGGAAAGTTCCTGCTCAGGCTGAAGCCGCAGGTGGGCCAGATGGCGGCATAGATGATGACCTGCAGGCGCGGCTCGATAACCTCAGGAAGATGTGATCACTGGCTGGAGCCTAACAAAACATATCCACACGCTTTGTTTGTAGTTTTGTACCATAAAAATATAGCCATTTATTATGGCAATCTTCTTTTTCGTATCTGAGTTGCAGAGTGTTTGGCATTCTGTCCATTGTACATATAATAATATATTTAACACCATGCACTAGGCCGTGCGTTCTGTTCCCAAGTTCCGATGCCATGGAGTGCATTCTGGTCGTGTTTCAGTCGCTGTTGTGAGGGTGTGATCTACAGATAGTACTGACAGATGACAATGCTGTGCTCGACGTACACGGGGAGGGAGCGATGAATTTGGACTGGATTTTGCAAATTCATCGCCAAAGCTTACAGATGTGCAGAATACTTTTATCCATGAAAAGGTCTAGAAGTTGAATATCAATCATGTCTTGATTATGTCTATAAGCTAGACAGGCACTGAAACAAGCAAACAATCTTCTCGTGCATGGTATGCCGGGTTGAGTAAGAAACTTTATGCTCTTGATTTCATTGGATATCTTTTTATTTTATTGCGATAAGAATGATATATCTATGTTTATTCTAGTATATGTTTACGATATAATCATAGATGTTTAAAACATGACTACCACAACGTTGTTGTAGGATCTTAACAAGACTTCTTCTCATTGAAGGATTCTATAGAATGTTCACTGTTCTCTATCTCTCTACAATTATTTGTCGAAAATCCACGTTGTCCACTGCGCGCAGGCGGTGCCGCCGCCACGTCGGCCCGCCGCGGTTGCTCCGCCTTGCACGGTCGCCATTATTCCTGCCGCCGGTGACCGGTCCCCTTCCACGTCTCCCCGTCGCGGCAGAATTTGAGGCGGATGTATGTAGCGAAAGATGGCGATCAAGGAGACGACGAGAAACGCCACGTTCGTTGTCGAGACGTCCAACGGTGAGAGGCCGCCGGAGTCCTGCCCCTGTGAGGCCTGCGGCGTGCCCGCTGAGGGCGGGGTCGCCGGGTGGCCGGCGTCCTCCTGCCGCGGACATTACGGGCATCGGTAGAACAGGAAACGGCCACTCATATTGAGACGAACTTGCATCCATCGAGTACGAATAAATACTTATCTACGTACGTAATTATAAGACGATGATTCTTGAAGAACAAGGATAAAACACGGATGAGAAGCATCAGCCGGTGTAGTGCCATTTCAATAATAAAGGAGATAAGAGATGAAACTTTGCAGCATTCCAACAACATTTTGCAAAATCACACAAATACAaacatatgttcgaaggtctcctcctcctcctcctcgatcGATGCAGATCTCACAATGGCACAATTATAGTTATCAAGGTTCATGCATTTCTTTTTTTGTTATTAATTAGATAGACTGTCGAATTACTAAAACCTCAGTCGCACGGGCCGGTATAATCTTAACCAAAGTACATACATGATCGGTTCCATCTTCGCGAGAGACAAAATTCACTCCAAGAGCCACCTAATTATTCCTAGCTAGGCTGAGCTGAGGTTTGGGTCCACCCTCCGCCGCCGGCGACGTCGACCTCTGGCCGCGGTGGCAATGGCGGGGGCGCGACAGAGCGGACAGGTGGCGTTCTCGCGCAGCCACTTCTCGACGCACCTGGCGTGGAAGCAGTGCATGCACGCCGTCAGCACCCTCACCTTCTCGCCGTCGACCAGCTCCGACAGGCACACCGAGCACGTCCCCTCTGCCCACCCATCCGTCGTGCTGAACGTGCACTTCAGCGTCGGCGCCGGCTCTGGCACTGGTGGCGTCATCTCCACGTCTGGAGCTGGTGCCAGCTCCACGCCTGCCAGCGCCAGCTCCATGGCGGCCAGCGCCAGCTCCACGTCGGCTGCTGGCATCGCCGCCAAGTCCACGTCCGTctgcggtggcggtggcggcgaCGGCGGAGTACTGATACCTTCGGCGGTGTCGTCGTTGATCCACGGTCCACGAACAAACCTGCTGGTATCCTGCGCCTCGTCCTCGTCGTCGCGGCAGAAGAGGCGGTAGACACACCAGCAAATGAAGAGGAATACCAGGACAGAGGCGACGAACATCACCTGGTTTTTGGTCTCACGCGACCATGACGACCATGGTGGGATGTTGGAGTCCTGTTCCTGAGGCCAGTTGCCCGCTGAGGGCGCGATCGCCGACAGGTCGACGAGATGCCGGCGTCCTCCTGCCGCAACCGCAACAGCAGCCAAAAAGGGCATTCTGGCCATCAATTGATCAGACAGAGGCAGAGGAAACGACCGCACAGAAGATTGAGATTGTCACACAGATTGAGGTCCAAGTCCAATGATGATCTTGTTGCAACTGCGAGCTTCATCAATAAATCAAGAACATAGTTTATATCTCGAACTCCTATTACGCATTCGCTATACAGTGAACAATACTATACAAGAGCCGCTACAACAACAATAGGTGTCATCGTGATCAAGGGAGCAGAAATGGTATAAAACACCTAATTTAGTTTAGGAGAGTGCCCAAAGCGTATAAAAAATTTCCATGCTGCAACATTTAATTACGGGATTTGACAGTATCATGGTTCGGTGGTTCCATTTTAGCACATTTTAGTTATTAGATTATGACTACTATATCGGTCCTGATGGTTCGCATTCTAGGAAATCGAATTGAAAACTGTTACTTATCTAGAATTGGAAAAATGCTAAATATCCGCTGAAATAAATTTATGGGGAGAAATCTCACAAATTCCTTACCAAAGAATTCAACAATAGTAGATTGTTGCATCATTCCTTCGTGCGATATGAGCTATCCTTCTCCTCGACCGAGGGCCAACTCCGGCGGACTTGGTTCCGGTTAGGGGCGTTAGGGTTTTGAGATATAACTAGAGGTTGGGGAATTTAGTGGATTCCTGACTAGAGTGTAACCAAGGGGAGGCTATCAGCCCAACGTTGGTGTGGCGGTTCACGAAAGGGATGGTGATGCGCCCGCCTACCACCAAGGATGTGGTGGAAGATAGTTGGGCGAAGCCGACGCCTAGGTTGTCGTTGTTCTTGAGTGGTTAGGGTTTGTGGTGGTGAAGAAAACAACAGTGTTTCTAGGGCGAACAAGGTGGTAGAGGAGGTGGTGGAGTGTAGCATGAAACAACTACCTCTCTATGGATTTGTTTGAGAGTGGTTGTGGGGTAGGGGCTTCGGCGGCTTGGCGCCGCCAGGGACGAAGACGAAGGAGGCTGAGGCACACAACAAATAGAGAAAGAACTAGCAATAGTGGATGGGATGACTTTGTGGCTAaggaagaaaaagggaaaaagaatCAATGTTGGAGAAGGAGATCAGGATCGTAAATTTAATATCCAACGGTTAAACAATCAACATATTTTTCCCAACAAAAATCCATCATAAGACATCTAAACGGTCCCTTTTCTTAAAGTAAAATGTCGGGTGTACATACACCACACAAAGCACATGCTGATCATTGGATGCACCATAACGTGTTATGTAACTTTTTAATAACTCAAGAAAAACAAATATAAGCATCTATGTTGGGTCATTGCTCATTATTACTTGGTTAGGTTGGTGCTACACACGCCTACAAATATGTCAACAATGTTTGATGTCTTAGAATGCAATGACATCAATGATTGAATTCTAACGTCTTCAAAGCCAATAAGTACTAGAATTGGTTGTATTGAATCTATAAGGAAAATGGATCAAAACTCATTTTATAGTTAAGTTTTGATGTTTAATGATCAACATAACCATTTAGACTAATATTATCTGCTAGCAACTTTGGTCATAGTTCAAATGATGCAACATGGACTTTAACGAAGGCAAGATGATGATATAGAAGATCAACACCTCAACAAAGGTATTAGAAAACTTATTGAAGATCTACAATAACATGTAAGAGTCCAAAACCTAAGATGGAACCAAGCCAAATGCAAAGACTACAAAGGAATGAAGCAAGAAAATGGTTTGAGGAGCGTCGGGCCAAGGCATCAGACTGTACCGTAGCAGCAAATCGTGAACAATCGAagaatgagcatcatatgttatCATTGAATCCTCAGCCACGAGAGAGTCGGGCTATGCGGTCATATTGTTCACCTCAATTGTTCATAGGGAGTCAAACTATTGAGTAGAGTTTAACGATCACGTAGTGAGGTTTCATAGAGCAAAAAGGGGCATCGAACTGTATGTGCATATCCAAGCAGGTCGAcaactgaaagtcacctagagggggggggggtgaatagggcgaatctgaaatttacaaactt
Proteins encoded:
- the LOC109945466 gene encoding RING-H2 finger protein ATL33-like isoform X2, which encodes MMQQSTIVEFFGGRRHLVDLSAIAPSAGNWPQEQDSNIPPWSSWSRETKNQVMFVASVLVFLFICWCVYRLFCRDDEDEAQDTSRFVRGPWINDDTAEGISTPPSPPPPPQTDVDLAAMPAADVELALAAMELALAGVELAPAPDVEMTPPVPEPAPTLKCTFSTTDGWAEGTCSVCLSELVDGEKVRVLTACMHCFHARCVEKWLRENATCPLCRAPAIATAARGRRRRRRRVDPNLSSA
- the LOC100284688 gene encoding charged multivesicular body protein 2a (The RefSeq protein has 1 substitution compared to this genomic sequence); this translates as MSFIFGKKKTPAELLRENKRMLDKSIREIERERQGLQTQEKKLINEIKKVAKQGQMGAVKIMAKDLIRTRHQITKFYALKSQLQGVSLRIQTLKSTQAMGEAMKGVTKAMGQMNRQMNLPALQKIMREFEMQNEKMEMVSEVMNDAIDDALEGDEEEEETEELVSQVLDEIGIDINSELVKAPATAVAKPVAAGKVPAQAEAAGGPDGGIDDDLQARLDNLRKM
- the LOC109945466 gene encoding RING-H2 finger protein ATL33-like isoform X1 — protein: MARMPFLAAVAVAAGGRRHLVDLSAIAPSAGNWPQEQDSNIPPWSSWSRETKNQVMFVASVLVFLFICWCVYRLFCRDDEDEAQDTSRFVRGPWINDDTAEGISTPPSPPPPPQTDVDLAAMPAADVELALAAMELALAGVELAPAPDVEMTPPVPEPAPTLKCTFSTTDGWAEGTCSVCLSELVDGEKVRVLTACMHCFHARCVEKWLRENATCPLCRAPAIATAARGRRRRRRRVDPNLSSA